A genomic region of Gemmata massiliana contains the following coding sequences:
- a CDS encoding efflux RND transporter periplasmic adaptor subunit, protein MLKLSALTDRLGLAGRALAVGGVVLVAGVAAAWLAAGTVRSAHGGGTVEKKEPDTVAKIRRDGTDQIVVPADVCASLGLKTVPATLPPATRNLPSFQGVLNFDNGRLVRVQSPFAGQVIEAGVATGQEPNSHVPSAFPSSNAGLRVGDKVTRGDVLAVVWSADLGAKKSEFVDAVSKLKTDEKTYRRLDELYQINGTAERTVREAERTVQADRVAVERAEATLRAWRVPADEIAALRESADQLSAPDAKRTDPAKWARVEVKAPISGVILEKNVAAGQVVDTTSDLFRIGDVSTLAVWVHLYEEDLPLICKLSLPREWAISAVASPGTAHTGKLERIGMAIDPAQHTALVTGTVENEKGDLRAGMAVTVTVKIPTSSDEIEVPAEAVVEDGRESSVFVRADSSGDRYVRRPVTVVRRSRDTIAIAARSGGLKPGDAVVTSGSLLLGSAFTDLPQPKP, encoded by the coding sequence ATGCTTAAGTTGTCCGCCCTCACCGATCGACTCGGTCTCGCCGGTCGTGCCTTGGCAGTTGGCGGCGTGGTACTCGTTGCCGGCGTCGCGGCGGCTTGGCTGGCGGCTGGCACTGTGCGGTCCGCGCACGGCGGCGGAACGGTCGAGAAAAAGGAACCGGACACCGTCGCCAAGATCCGACGCGACGGAACCGATCAGATCGTCGTCCCGGCAGATGTGTGCGCGTCCCTCGGGCTGAAAACGGTGCCCGCGACGCTTCCGCCGGCCACTCGGAACCTGCCGTCGTTCCAGGGTGTTCTCAATTTCGACAACGGTCGGTTGGTTCGCGTTCAGTCGCCGTTCGCCGGGCAGGTCATCGAAGCGGGTGTGGCAACTGGTCAGGAACCGAACTCCCACGTGCCGTCCGCGTTTCCGTCGAGCAACGCGGGTCTGCGTGTCGGGGACAAAGTGACCCGGGGTGATGTGCTGGCTGTGGTGTGGAGTGCTGACCTCGGCGCGAAGAAGAGCGAGTTTGTGGACGCTGTTTCCAAACTCAAAACGGACGAGAAGACGTACCGCCGGTTGGACGAACTTTATCAGATCAACGGGACCGCGGAGCGCACGGTCCGCGAGGCCGAACGGACGGTTCAAGCCGATCGCGTGGCCGTCGAGCGGGCCGAAGCGACGCTTCGCGCCTGGCGCGTGCCGGCGGACGAGATCGCCGCGCTCCGAGAAAGTGCCGACCAGTTGTCCGCTCCCGACGCGAAGCGGACCGACCCGGCGAAGTGGGCGCGCGTTGAAGTCAAGGCCCCGATCAGCGGCGTCATTCTCGAAAAGAACGTGGCCGCGGGGCAGGTGGTGGACACGACCTCCGACCTGTTCCGCATCGGGGACGTGTCGACGCTCGCGGTTTGGGTTCACCTATACGAGGAAGACCTTCCACTGATCTGCAAACTCTCGCTGCCGCGCGAGTGGGCCATTAGTGCGGTCGCGTCTCCTGGCACAGCGCACACCGGGAAATTGGAACGGATCGGGATGGCGATCGACCCCGCGCAGCACACGGCCCTCGTTACGGGGACCGTCGAGAACGAAAAAGGCGATCTGCGTGCGGGGATGGCCGTGACCGTGACTGTGAAGATCCCGACTTCGAGTGACGAAATCGAAGTCCCCGCTGAGGCGGTTGTCGAGGACGGGCGCGAGAGCTCGGTATTCGTCCGGGCGGACTCGTCCGGCGACCGGTACGTTCGGCGCCCGGTGACGGTCGTGCGCCGCTCCCGCGACACGATCGCCATCGCCGCACGGTCCGGGGGACTGAAGCCGGGCGACGCGGTCGTCACTTCCGGCTCGCTCCTGCTGGGCAGCGCGTTCACCGACCTCCCCCAGCCGAAGCCGTAA
- a CDS encoding efflux RND transporter permease subunit — protein sequence MIQKLIGWAVANPLVVMILVTTLAVTGGYAFAHVNIEAYPDPAPAIIEVVAQYPGASAEEVERQVTVPLEVALAGMPGLETTRSKSLFGLAHVRNQFDYSRDYDQAKQDVLNRLASVNLPPGVTPQISPASPVGEILRFTIYNPKDATGRPVYALSDLKAIEDYVIQRELLRVPRIAGVTGIGGTVKRYEVQPDPDRLRQYGITLAQLQSALGAANANGSGDNLTQGVQRTVVVRSLGLIGQGQDPYLPTLATRDPVRAAAHLRIEEARRCREIRQVVVAAVNSVPVRVDNLVDGGPVLNADGSVSPSKLFQKPDGTTEWDVAGRWDDGPVLNTDGTSRDDDATTTMKLAWSKALTARGVVVGNQTRQGRVGISRPLRAREWVALSDREKRQARQQRNWPEPPPPSFGEELRSLFVGPTPEPGDPTQAVWWRDENMRWQDRPADARSWETLSDTERAVVRAELRERLPDNPVGWRFYTAGGRWDGWDDNRWSDEDDVVQGIVLLRKGQESLPALTAVLARIDELNQPGKLPAGMRIVPFYNRTELINRTTETVNENLLVGMALVTAILLMFLGNVRAAVIVAINIPLALLFAFGVLYARGKSANLLSIGAVDFGIIVDSSVIIVESIYRHLNSDEYADVPLADRIASACGAVTKSLFFATVVMVCALLPLFTMKGPEGQIFGPMADTYAFALAGALVLALTVSPVLCLLLLRNLGKPPGTGFWARLGRTVSWAFLLPVILAPLKFLFVPRHGDPENRLVRALNWVFLTQLRVTLRLRWVALAVFVGGLCYTGVIAANMGREFMPELEEGNLMVRGTFPVNVSLEESGTRARQLRELLHDFPEFAVVVPAIGRPDDGTDPTGYYNVETFCPLRPEPLWPAHPKYGRPRKKAEMVSDLNEALAQRFPGVDWDISQIIRDNVMEALSGVKGENSIKVIGPELDSLERIAGQIKDKLDSVPGVENPGVFRIQGQTSLEFPIDRRKCAFWNVSAADVQAVIGSAVGGKAATQIQEGEKQADLTVRWPLRLRADEAAIRSIPVPVGNTVTAGGPPSAPSSQISGTGVGTSPTGSAVAPPVSTGNPYNAAPVWTTTPTRRLDDLVTPINTSGQPDPGGSFLRPGASTIYREQGQRLIAIKFEVRGRDLASTVSEARAAVEPLLKPPYRAEWSGEFKQMEEAEKRMARMFALSLALIALLLYLAFRSFLDAAVVFANVLAMGVGGVWALKLASLNFNISAAVGFISILGVAVMNGLLFVSAFNGLRARGVELNEALSRGTRQLVRPVVMTALAAILGLLPAAFSTKMGSESQRPLAVVVVGGMLFTILTLVLVPVLYSFYGDRTPPEGAGDFSH from the coding sequence ATGATTCAGAAGTTGATTGGTTGGGCGGTCGCGAATCCGCTCGTGGTCATGATCCTCGTGACCACCCTCGCCGTGACCGGCGGTTACGCATTCGCACACGTCAACATCGAAGCGTACCCCGACCCGGCCCCGGCCATCATCGAAGTGGTGGCCCAGTACCCGGGCGCGAGCGCCGAAGAAGTCGAGCGCCAGGTCACCGTTCCCCTCGAAGTCGCCCTGGCCGGTATGCCGGGGCTCGAAACGACCCGGAGCAAATCCCTTTTTGGTTTGGCCCACGTTCGTAACCAGTTCGATTACTCGCGCGACTACGACCAAGCTAAACAGGACGTGCTCAACCGGCTCGCGTCGGTGAACCTGCCGCCCGGAGTCACGCCCCAAATTTCTCCCGCCTCGCCGGTCGGCGAGATCCTCCGCTTCACCATTTACAACCCGAAGGACGCGACCGGGCGCCCGGTGTACGCCCTGAGCGACCTGAAGGCCATCGAAGATTACGTGATTCAGCGCGAGCTGCTGCGTGTCCCTCGAATCGCGGGTGTGACCGGCATCGGCGGGACGGTAAAACGCTATGAGGTTCAGCCCGATCCGGACCGGTTGCGACAGTACGGCATCACTCTGGCTCAGTTACAGTCCGCGCTGGGGGCCGCGAACGCCAACGGGAGCGGCGACAATCTGACGCAAGGCGTTCAGCGCACCGTTGTGGTGCGGTCTCTGGGCCTCATTGGTCAGGGACAAGACCCTTATCTCCCGACTCTGGCGACGCGAGACCCGGTTCGGGCCGCGGCCCACTTGCGGATCGAGGAAGCGCGCCGGTGCCGCGAGATACGGCAAGTCGTTGTCGCAGCGGTGAACAGCGTTCCGGTTCGCGTGGACAACCTCGTGGACGGCGGGCCGGTTCTGAACGCGGACGGCTCGGTGAGCCCGTCCAAGCTGTTCCAGAAGCCGGACGGCACCACCGAGTGGGACGTCGCCGGGCGCTGGGACGACGGCCCGGTGCTGAACACCGACGGTACCTCGCGCGACGACGACGCGACGACCACAATGAAATTGGCGTGGAGCAAGGCGCTTACTGCGCGGGGGGTGGTGGTGGGGAACCAAACGCGGCAGGGGCGCGTGGGGATCAGCCGCCCGTTGCGTGCCCGCGAGTGGGTTGCACTCTCAGATCGTGAAAAGCGACAGGCGCGCCAGCAGCGCAACTGGCCCGAACCCCCGCCCCCGAGTTTCGGCGAGGAGTTGCGGAGCTTGTTCGTTGGCCCCACACCGGAACCCGGCGACCCGACACAGGCCGTGTGGTGGCGTGACGAGAATATGCGCTGGCAGGACCGCCCGGCCGACGCGCGATCGTGGGAAACCCTATCCGACACCGAACGCGCGGTGGTGCGGGCGGAGTTGCGCGAGCGTCTGCCCGATAACCCGGTCGGCTGGCGGTTCTACACGGCGGGTGGCCGGTGGGACGGGTGGGACGACAACCGGTGGAGCGACGAGGACGACGTGGTGCAGGGGATCGTGCTGCTCCGCAAGGGGCAGGAGTCGCTCCCCGCGTTGACGGCCGTACTCGCTCGGATCGACGAACTGAACCAGCCCGGCAAGCTCCCCGCGGGGATGCGGATCGTCCCGTTCTACAACCGCACCGAACTCATCAACCGAACGACCGAGACAGTTAACGAGAACCTGTTGGTCGGCATGGCGCTGGTGACGGCCATTCTCCTGATGTTCCTCGGGAACGTCCGCGCCGCGGTGATTGTTGCGATCAACATCCCGTTGGCGCTGTTGTTCGCGTTCGGCGTGCTCTACGCGCGGGGGAAGTCGGCCAATTTACTGTCCATCGGTGCGGTGGACTTCGGCATCATCGTGGACTCGTCCGTTATCATCGTGGAGAGCATTTACCGGCACCTGAACTCGGACGAGTACGCGGACGTGCCGCTGGCCGATCGTATCGCGTCCGCGTGCGGCGCGGTCACCAAGAGCCTGTTCTTCGCGACCGTCGTGATGGTGTGCGCGCTGCTCCCGCTCTTCACGATGAAGGGACCAGAGGGGCAGATTTTCGGACCGATGGCCGACACGTATGCGTTCGCGCTGGCCGGGGCGCTGGTTCTGGCTCTGACCGTGTCGCCGGTGTTGTGCCTGCTGCTCTTGAGGAATTTGGGGAAGCCGCCGGGAACGGGCTTCTGGGCGCGCCTGGGCCGGACCGTGTCGTGGGCGTTTTTGCTCCCGGTGATTCTTGCCCCGTTGAAGTTCCTATTCGTTCCGCGACACGGTGATCCCGAGAACCGTCTCGTTCGCGCCCTGAACTGGGTCTTTCTCACGCAGCTCCGCGTCACTCTTCGGCTGCGCTGGGTCGCGCTCGCGGTGTTCGTCGGCGGCCTGTGTTACACCGGGGTGATCGCGGCGAACATGGGGCGCGAGTTCATGCCGGAACTCGAAGAAGGGAACCTGATGGTTCGAGGTACGTTTCCCGTGAACGTGTCGCTGGAGGAATCCGGAACTCGGGCGCGGCAATTACGCGAACTGTTGCACGATTTCCCGGAGTTCGCGGTGGTCGTTCCGGCGATCGGCCGGCCGGACGACGGGACCGACCCCACCGGCTACTACAACGTCGAAACGTTTTGCCCGCTCCGCCCCGAACCGCTGTGGCCGGCACACCCGAAATACGGTCGCCCGCGGAAGAAAGCGGAAATGGTGAGCGACCTGAACGAGGCGCTTGCCCAGCGGTTCCCGGGGGTGGACTGGGACATCTCGCAGATCATCCGCGACAACGTGATGGAAGCGCTATCGGGGGTGAAGGGCGAGAACTCGATCAAGGTGATCGGGCCGGAACTGGATTCGCTCGAACGGATCGCCGGGCAGATCAAGGACAAGTTGGACTCGGTTCCGGGGGTCGAGAACCCGGGAGTATTCCGCATTCAGGGGCAAACGAGCCTGGAGTTCCCGATCGACCGCAGGAAGTGCGCCTTTTGGAACGTGTCGGCCGCGGACGTGCAAGCGGTGATCGGATCGGCCGTGGGCGGGAAGGCCGCGACGCAAATCCAGGAGGGTGAGAAACAGGCCGACCTGACGGTTCGGTGGCCGCTGCGGTTGCGCGCGGACGAGGCCGCGATCCGTTCGATCCCGGTGCCGGTCGGCAACACGGTTACGGCCGGCGGACCTCCCAGCGCCCCGAGCTCCCAAATTAGTGGCACTGGGGTGGGCACTTCACCTACCGGTTCCGCAGTAGCGCCGCCCGTCTCGACCGGGAACCCGTACAACGCGGCACCCGTGTGGACAACGACCCCGACTCGGCGCCTCGACGATCTGGTGACGCCGATCAACACGAGCGGCCAACCCGATCCCGGTGGGTCGTTCCTGCGACCCGGCGCTTCGACGATCTATCGCGAACAGGGGCAGCGGCTCATCGCGATCAAGTTCGAGGTCCGCGGGCGCGACCTGGCGAGCACGGTGAGTGAGGCCCGCGCTGCGGTGGAGCCGCTCCTGAAGCCCCCGTACCGGGCGGAGTGGAGCGGGGAGTTCAAGCAGATGGAAGAGGCCGAGAAGCGGATGGCCCGGATGTTCGCGCTGTCTTTGGCGCTCATCGCGCTCCTCTTATACCTCGCGTTCCGGTCGTTTTTGGACGCGGCCGTGGTGTTCGCCAACGTGCTGGCGATGGGCGTCGGCGGGGTGTGGGCACTCAAGCTCGCGAGCCTGAATTTCAACATCTCCGCGGCGGTCGGGTTCATCTCCATTCTCGGTGTCGCGGTGATGAACGGGTTGCTGTTCGTTTCGGCCTTTAACGGGTTACGCGCTCGAGGGGTGGAGCTGAACGAAGCCCTCTCGCGCGGCACGCGGCAACTCGTTCGGCCGGTGGTTATGACTGCACTGGCCGCCATTCTCGGGCTGTTACCGGCTGCGTTCTCGACCAAGATGGGGTCCGAATCGCAGCGCCCGCTCGCGGTGGTGGTGGTGGGCGGGATGCTGTTCACCATCCTGACGCTCGTTCTAGTTCCGGTGCTCTACAGCTTCTACGGCGATCGCACCCCTCCCGAAGGCGCGGGCGACTTCTCCCACTAA
- a CDS encoding TolC family protein, producing MMVNRKWSLRAARLAGAAALTATGCVYRTPPAGYLPEPSAGFDARTTALLAPPPAPKMAPPTPPAGEPGKGPRAFELPPGFPGTEMPPVRPPRLTKDTPPADRLKLVREAYPEAVPVGAVEAPAGAPLTLADLQQTARTNSPVLRRATADVGVAYGQMIQAGLHPNPTLGYEADQVTPGPHPPANNAGQQGGFVNQLIKFPGKLSLAQAVARFDYINAYVAVRKSEMDVSTAVRSNYFQVQLAQKGIEVNTALVTMADEVYQLQLRQVAAGEAAGYEPLQLYAQAVQARNALALAKANYRSNWRQLAAALGQPDMTPVALGGSVDLAPPAVDAAAARIRVAEAHTDILTARNRLLQAQTNLRLQRLNRVPDIATNLVVQYDNLARLNQFNLQVGLPMPVFDRNQGNIRSAEAQIASNTAALTATENDLVSRLADALGRYESNRIAATNYREKVLPALTQVYQGVIRRYQQEPGDVPGGKVSFNDIVVAQQNLVQALQNYLTALTAQWQAVVDVGNLLQTDELYFTPPAPRPEGNEKK from the coding sequence ATGATGGTGAACCGGAAGTGGTCGCTGCGGGCCGCTCGATTGGCCGGGGCCGCGGCCCTGACTGCGACCGGCTGCGTGTACCGCACGCCGCCGGCCGGGTACCTGCCGGAACCGAGCGCCGGGTTCGATGCGCGAACGACCGCGCTGCTCGCACCGCCCCCGGCACCGAAGATGGCGCCGCCCACCCCACCGGCCGGGGAGCCGGGCAAGGGGCCGCGTGCGTTCGAGCTGCCGCCCGGGTTTCCCGGTACCGAAATGCCGCCGGTGCGCCCGCCGCGTTTGACAAAAGACACGCCGCCCGCGGACCGGCTGAAATTGGTCCGCGAGGCGTACCCGGAAGCTGTCCCTGTCGGGGCCGTGGAAGCCCCCGCCGGCGCGCCACTGACCTTGGCCGATCTTCAGCAAACGGCGCGGACGAACAGCCCAGTGCTGAGGCGCGCGACTGCCGACGTCGGGGTCGCTTACGGCCAGATGATTCAGGCCGGACTGCACCCGAACCCGACTCTTGGCTACGAGGCGGACCAAGTCACACCCGGTCCGCACCCGCCGGCGAACAACGCGGGGCAACAGGGCGGGTTCGTCAACCAGCTCATCAAGTTTCCCGGCAAACTGAGCCTGGCGCAAGCCGTGGCCCGGTTCGATTACATCAACGCCTACGTCGCCGTCCGCAAGTCCGAAATGGACGTGTCCACGGCCGTCCGGTCGAATTACTTCCAGGTGCAGTTGGCCCAAAAGGGCATCGAGGTGAACACGGCGCTGGTCACGATGGCCGACGAGGTGTACCAGCTCCAGTTGCGCCAAGTGGCGGCCGGCGAAGCGGCCGGGTACGAGCCGCTCCAGTTGTACGCACAAGCGGTCCAGGCGCGGAACGCGCTCGCGCTGGCCAAAGCGAACTACCGCTCGAACTGGCGCCAGTTGGCCGCGGCTTTGGGGCAACCCGATATGACGCCGGTCGCGCTGGGTGGATCGGTTGACCTGGCGCCGCCAGCGGTCGACGCGGCGGCTGCCCGAATCCGGGTCGCGGAGGCGCACACGGACATTCTGACCGCGCGCAACCGCCTGCTCCAGGCTCAAACGAACCTCCGGCTCCAACGGCTCAACCGGGTGCCGGACATCGCGACCAACCTCGTCGTCCAGTACGACAACCTCGCGCGGCTAAACCAGTTCAACCTCCAGGTCGGGTTGCCGATGCCGGTGTTCGACCGGAACCAGGGGAACATCCGGTCGGCCGAGGCACAGATCGCCTCGAACACCGCGGCGCTCACGGCCACCGAAAACGACCTCGTGAGCCGGTTGGCCGACGCCCTGGGGCGCTACGAGTCGAACCGGATCGCCGCGACGAACTACCGCGAGAAGGTGCTCCCGGCTCTCACGCAGGTGTACCAGGGTGTGATCCGCCGGTACCAGCAGGAACCGGGCGACGTGCCCGGGGGCAAGGTGTCGTTCAACGACATCGTGGTGGCGCAGCAGAACCTCGTTCAAGCGCTCCAGAACTATCTCACCGCGCTGACTGCTCAGTGGCAGGCCGTGGTGGACGTGGGGAACTTGCTCCAAACGGACGAGCTGTACTTTACGCCCCCGGCCCCGCGCCCGGAGGGGAACGAGAAGAAGTGA